From one Anopheles cruzii chromosome 3, idAnoCruzAS_RS32_06, whole genome shotgun sequence genomic stretch:
- the LOC128273210 gene encoding short/branched chain specific acyl-CoA dehydrogenase, mitochondrial has protein sequence MMQNVLRHAVRSVASIGARATPAHHYSTTTSFGTARGPTSPVTYLSEDELVMKETVAKMAQEQIAPLVKKMDEEHQFDPSVVRALFDNGLMGIEVGEQYGGSACNFMTTMLVVEELSKVCPATAALVDIHNTLVNSLMMKLGTEEQKKKYLPKLSQEYSGSFALSEPSAGSDAFSLKTTAKKDGNHYVLNGTKMWISNSDISGVFLIMANANPSAGYRGITTFIVERDYEGFTVGKRESKLGICASGTCTLHMDNVRVPEENILGEFGKGYQYAAGFLNEGRIGIGAQMVGLAQGCLDATIPYLLERKQFGSDLYSFQSMQHQIATIATEIEAARLLTYNAARLQEAGAPFLKQAAMAKYYASEVAQRTTVKAIDWMGGVGFTKDFPQEKYYRDCKIGAIYEGTTNMQLSTIAKVLRKEYQS, from the coding sequence atgatgcaaaacgTGCTCCGTCATgcggtccggtcggtggcctCGATCGGTGCCCGTGCCACACCGGCACACCACTACTCCACGACCACCTCGTTCGGGACGGCCCGTGGCCCGACCTCACCCGTCACCTACCTCAGCGAGGACGAGCTGGTGATGAAGGAAACGGTGGCCAAGATGGCCCAGGAGCAGATCGCACCGTTGGTGAAGAAGATGGACGAGGAACACCAGTTCGACCCGTCCGTTGTGCGGGCCCTGTTCGATAACGGGCTGATGGGCATCGAGGTGGGTGAACAGTATGGTGGCAGTGCCTGCAACTTTATGACCACGATGCTGGTAGTAGAGGAACTGTCGAAGGTGTgtccggccacggccgcccTCGTCGACATCCACAATACGCTCGTTAACTCGCTCATGATGAAGCTCGGCACGGaggagcagaagaagaagtatCTGCCGAAGCTGAGCCAGGAGTACAGTGGCAGCTTTGCCCTCTCGGAACCGTCGGCCGGATCGGATGCTTTCTCACTGAAGACGACGGCCAAGAAGGACGGGAACCACTATGTGCtaaatggcacaaaaatgtGGATCTCGAACTCCGACATCTCGGGCGTTTTTCTTATCATGGCGAACGCAAACCCATCCGCGGGATATCGCGGAATCACGACATTCATCGTGGAGCGCGACTACGAAGGGTTCACGGTCGGCAAGCGCGAAAGCAAGCTCGGTATCTGCGCATCAGGCACGTGTACCCTTCATATGGACAATGTGCGTGTGCCGGAGGAGAACATCTTGGGCGAGTTTGGTAAAGGATACCAGTACGCGGCCGGCTTTTTGAACGAAGGCCGCATCGGTATCGGGGCGCAGATGGTGGGACTAGCACAGGGTTGCCTGGACGCAACCATCCCGTACCTGCTCGAGCGCAAACAGTTCGGCTCGGATCTGTATTCGTTCCAGAGCATGCAGCACCAGATTGCGACGATTGCGACAGAAATAGAGGCGGCCCGACTGCTGACGTACAATGCCGCCCGACTGCAGGAAGCGGGCGCACCGTTCTTGAAGCAGGCGGCCATGGCCAAGTATTACGCGTCGGAGGTGGCCCAACGCACGACTGTGAAGGCAATCGACTGGATGGGAGGTGTCGGCTTCACCAAGGACTTTCCGCAGGAGAAGTACTATCGCGACTGTAAGATCGGTGCGATCTACGAGGGCACAACCAACATGCAGCTCAGCACGATCGCCAAGGTTTTGCGCAAGGAGTATCAGTCGTAA